TCGTGGTATACTTCAGTCCGTGGCATGATGTCTCCTTTCGCCTTGTGTGGGGTTGTGGGGGACATCATGCCACATTATTTGCTTTCTGAAAAGATCCCCTCCCCCTGCCTGTCCGCCCCTGAAGCTGGCGGAGAGGGGGAAGCCGAAGGCTGGGGGTGAGGTGCGCTTGGAGCGCCCGCCCGACGCCGAAGCATCGGGCTGAAGGGGCGAAGCCCTGCGGGCTGCATCCCTCACCCTCGCCCTCTCCCGGCGGGAGAGGGAACGAGGCGGACGTGGGCCAGGGGGATGTGAGGGGGTTCCCCCGCCGCGAAACGCGACTAGGCCCCCAGCACGCGCACCTGTTCCTCCAGGCGCGTCTTGCGGTCGCGCAGGGCGGCCAGTTTCTCCCGCTCCTCCTCCACCACGTCCTCCGGCGCTTTGCGGACGAACCCCTCGTTGGCCAGGAGTTTCTCGGAGCGCGCGATGTCGGCGGCGACGCGTTCCAACTCCTTCGTGAGCCGCGCACGCTCCTTGTCCACGTCCACCATGCCGGCCAGCGGCAGGTACACCTCCACGCCCGGGAACATCAGGGCCAGCGCCTTGTCGGGTCGGCGGGCCAGGGCAGGGGCCAGTTCCAGCCGCTGTGGGTCCAGCCGCGCCAGGCGCACCAGGATGTCGCGCTGCGCCGCGAAAGTCTCGTAGAAGGATCCGGCGGCGATGTGCGCCTCTATCGGCTTGCCGGCCTCCACGTTGTACTCGGCGCGGGCGTTACGGATGGCGCGGATGGCGTCCATCAGCGCGCCCATCTCCCGCTCGGCGGCCTCGTCGCGAGGGCCGGGTTCGGGCCACGGCGCGATGATGAGCGCCTCGCCCTCATGGGGCAGGTTCTGCCATATCTCCTCGGTTACGAACGGCATGAACGGGTGCAGCAGGCGCAGGGCGCGCTCCAGCACGTACACCAGCACCGACAGCGCCGCCTGCCTTGAGGTTATCCGCGGATTCTCGGCCTCTGCGTACAGGCGCGGCTTGGTGGCCTCAATGTACCAGTCGCAGTACTCGCCCCAGAGGAAGTCGTAGATTTGGCGGCCTGCCTCGCCGAACTGGTAGTCCTCCATCAGCCGGTTGACGTCGGAGATGAGGCGGCTCAGGCGGCTGAGAATCCACCGATCCACCGGCTCCAGCGCGAGCGCCCAGGGATCCGGCGCCGGTGGTTCGTCGCCCAGGTTGGACAGCACGAACCGCGCCGCGTTCCAAATCTTGTTGGCGAAGTTGCGGTTGGACGCGATGCGTTCGGGCGAGAGTTTCATGTCCTGGCCGGGCGTGCTGCCGGTAACCAGGGTGAAGCGCAGCGCGTCGGCGCCGTACTCGTCAATCACGTTGAGCGGGTCGTACTTGTCGGCGTCGGGCATGGACTTGGAGATCTTCTTGCCCTGGGCGTTGCGCACCAGGCCGTGCAGGTACACGACGCGGTAGGGCACTTCGCCGGTCATCGCCAGGCCGAGCATGATCTCCCGCGCCACCCAGAAGAACAGGATGTCGTAGCCGGTCTCGCGCACCGTGGTCGGGTAGAAGTAGCGCATGTCCTCGGTGTCGTCGGGCCAGCCCAGCGTGGAGAAGGGCCAAAGGCCCGACGAGAACCACGTGTCCAGCACGTCGGGGTCTTGGCGGATGTTCTTGCTCCCGCAGGAGCCGCACGCCGTCGGATCCGTAAGGCCCGTCGTTTGCGCGCCGCAGTCGTCGCAGTACCAGACGGGGATGCGATGCCCCCACCACAGTTGGCGCGAAATACACCAGTCGCGGATGTTCTCCATCCAGTTGGTGTAGATTTTGACGAAGCGTTCGGGCACGATGCGGATGCGGCCATCCTGGACGGCCTGAAGCGCCGGCTCGGCCAGGGGCTTGATGCGCACGAACCACTGGGTGGAGATGCGCGGCTCAACGATGGTGTGACAGCGCTGGCACGTGCCCACCGCATGGGTGTACGGCTCAATCTTGACGAGCAGGCCCTCCTTGTCCAGGTCGGCCACCAGGTTGCGGCGGCACTCAAATCGGTCCTGGCCCTGGTAGGGGCCGGCCAGTTCGTTCATGCGGCTTTCCTCGTCCATGACGATGGGGGCTTCCAGCCCGTGCTGAAGGCCGATTTCGTAGTCGGTGGGGTCATGGGCGGGGGTTACCTTGACCGCGCCGGTGCCGAAGGCCGTGTCCACCGTCAGGCTGCCGATGATGGGGATGACGCGGCCGATGGCAGGCAGGACGGCCTGCCGCCCGATGAGGCCGGCGTGGCGCTCGTCGTTGGGGTTGACGGCGACGGCTGTGTCGCCCAGGATGGTCTCGGGGCGGGTGGTGGCCACCTGGATGTACTCCGTAGCGCCCTCGGCCCAGCGCCCACTGCCCCACTCGTGTCGCGGTCCGCTCCAGTCGTCATTCAGCAGGGGATAGCGCACGTACCACAGGTGGGTGGCCTGCTCCTCGTGCTCCACCTCCAGGTCCGAGATGGCCGAGGTGCAGCGCGGGCACCAGTTGACCAGGTAGGTGCCGCGATAGATGAGGCCGCGCTCGTACAGGCGCACGAAAGCGGTGCGCACGGCGCGCGACAGGCCCTCGTCCAGCGTGAAGCGTTCGCGCTCCCAATCGCACGAGACGCCGAGTTTGCGGTGCTGGTCGGTGATGCGGCGGTGGTAGACGTGCTTCCACTCCCAGCACTTCTCTATGAATTTCTCGCGGCCCAGGTCATGACGGGAGATGCCCTGCTTCGCCAGTTCGCGCTCCACCACGTTCTGCGTGGCGATGCCCGCGTGGTCCGAGCCGGGGAGGAACAGCGTCGGCTCGCCGCGCATACGGTGCCAGCGCGTCATCAGGTCCTCAATGGCGGCGGTGATAGCGTGGCCCAGGTGGAGCGCGCCGGTAACGTTGGGCGGCGGCATGGTGATGGTCCAGGGCTGCTTCGCCGGGTCTATGCGCGGGCGGAAATAGCCCTGCGACTCCCACCATTTGTAGAGGCGCTCCTCGGTGGCGGTCGGGTCGTAGGTTTTCGGCATTTCCTTGGGGCTCATGGGTTCACCTCCAACATCTGAAATCGGCCACTGGCCATTAGCCGTTAGCCTCTAGCCATTGGCCCACAGCCCTGCGCTAGCAGCCAAAGGCTAACGGCTGAAGGCTAAAGGCTCATGGCTAAAGGCCAAAGGCTAACGGCTAATGGCTCCATAAAAAACAAACCCCCTTCGCCACAAGGACGAAAGGGGCCAACCTTCCGCGGTACCACCTTGCTTCCAGCCGCGAACGCATCGCGGCGGACGCTCTTGGGCTATAACGGGCGGACCCGGGGCCGCTTACTTGCCATCGGTTCGGCGGCCCGACTCCCAGGCGACCTTCGGCGGTTTCCGCTGCGAGGGGCTTTCAGCCGGCGACCCCTCTTCTCTACCAGCATCCGCGCGCCTACTCCTCCTGTTCGGCGTCTTTGCTGTTCGGTTGTTGCGCGGATTATAGCATGGGCGGCAGGGGGTGTCAAATGCGAATCCCAGGTTGACACCCCACGAATCCATGCTATACTGAAGCCATGACAACGCTCAGTTCTATTCTGGGAAGCGACCAACAACCCGACGCGCGCACCTACTGGGGCAAAATCTCCGCCGAGGGACTCGCCCGCGCCCTGGTGGCGCATTTCCAGACCCCGACAACGCGCGCCCAGATGACAGGCGACCGCACCCGCATCCTGGTTCAGATCGGGAATCGGCCCGTGGAGCCGTCGGATCCGGCGACCGCGCTCACCGTCGGCGTCGTCCAGGACGAGGACAGCATCACGGTTACCATGGGCCAGCAGAAGTGGATCGGCATCGCAGCCGACCTGGCCAGGACCGGCATCATGGCCCTCATCAACCCCTGGTACCTGCTGGGCGAACTGGACAACGTGGCGCGTAACGTGGACTGGCTGGCCCTGCGCAATCAGGTGTGGGAGGTCATTGACCAGTACTGCCATTCGGTGGGCGGCAGACTGGGAATCCCGCCGGAACTCAAGCAGGTCGTTTGCCCATATTGCGGCGTGGGCAACCCCGTGGGCCAACCCAAATGCTCGGCGTGCGGCGCGCCCCTGGGCGAGTACCAGCCCATCACTTGCCCCAAGTGCGGGTACCTGCTCCCCTGGAACAAGCGGTTCTGCACCCGCTGCGGCGCGTCGCTCACCGGCGACAAGCCCGCCCGCCCCAAGCAGAAGCGTTCGGCGCTCATCTAGCGCGACGTAAGGCGCCCCCCAACGTGGGGCAAGGGTTACATCTCCACGCACGCCTCCGCGGCCAGCCAGAACAGGTTTTCGCGCACCGTGGTCCGCCTGTGCCAGCCTCGCGGGTCCCACTCCGCGCCGCTGACATCGTCGCCGCCGTACAGGATTTGCGCGAACGGCACGCCCCGAAACTGCGCCACTGCGAAGAAGGCCGCGGCCTCCATTTCCACCGTGAGGCATCCTTCAGCCCGGCGCATGCGCACCTTGTCCCGCGTTTCGCGGTAGGGGGCGTCGGTCGTCCACGTCTTGCCGGTGAGGTAGGGCTCGCCCCGCCTTTGGAGCGCGCGCTCCACAGCGGCAACCGCCTCCGGGCTGGCCGCGACTTCGCGTCCGGGCGGCAGGTAGTGGTACGACGTGCCCTCATCGCGCACGGCGGATGTGGGCACAACCAGATGACCGGCGGCGATGTCGCGCCGGAGCACGCCCGCGCCGCCGCACGCGATGAACTTGCGGCAGCCCAGCGCGATGGCCTGCTCCAGCAGCGCCGCGGACAGGGACGCGCCCACCCCGGGCTGAAACGTCGCCACCGGCTCTCCGTCCATGTCCACCGCGTACACGGGAATCTCTCCGATTTCGCTCCGGAAGCAGGCGACGCGGCGGGCCTGCCCGCCCTGCTCCAGCCCGACCAGTACCTCGCGGAAGAAGCACACGACGCACCGCGCCGGCACGTCGGCAGGCGCGACCACGTTGCTGGGATGGATCACCGCCTCGCGCGCGGGGTCAAATTCCAGGATGGGGTAGCGCCTTCGCCGCACGGACTACCCCTGCCCCAGTTCCGCGTGCTTAGCCGCGATCGTGTCGGCCAGCGCGCGCAGCGCCTCAAAGTCCGCCTCGCGCGGATGCCCCTTGCAATACACCGGCGGCAGGATTTCGGCCTTCAGGTTGGGGATCATCCCCGCGATGGTCTCCACCGCCTTGGTGCCCCAGCCATACGAGCCGATGACCGTGGCGAACTTCGCCTTGGCGCGGATGGCGTTCGCCAGGTACGCCGCGTACACCGCAGCGGGATGCGGCCCCACCAGCACCGTCGGCGTGCCCACCACGAGCGTGGCGGCATCCACCAGTGCCATCGCCAGTTTGCCGATGTCCGTAACCGGCAGGCTGAACTGCTCCACGCGCACGCCCCGCTCCACCAGCGCGCTCACAAGGAACTCCACCATCTTCTGCGTGCTGCCGTGCATGGAGACATAGGCCACTACAGCCACGTTCTTCGGCTCGCCCGAAACCCACTCATCGTAGGCATCCAGGATGAACCCGGGCCAATCGTAGATAGGGCCGTGGCTGGGCGCAATCATGCCGACGTCCAGCGCCCTCACTTTCTCCAGGTTCTTTGCGATGATGGCGCGGAACGGCATCATGATCTCGGCGAAATACCGCTTGGCCGCCTCGCGCACGCGCCCCTCGTCGGTTACGTACACGTCGCTGGTGGCGATGTGCGAGCCGAAGAAGTCGCACGAGAACAGAATCCGATCCTCGGCCAAGTACGTAACCATGGTCTCGGGCCAATGCACCCAGGGCGCGTGGACAAATTGCAGCGTCTTGTCGCCCAGCGAAAGCGTCTCGCCGTCGCCCACGGTGATGAATCGCTCCTCCGGGATGAAGAGCAAATCCATCAGCATGTCCTTGCCCTTGGGCGTGGCGATGACCCGCGCATCCGGGTATTTCGCCAGCACGGCGGGGATGGCGCCCGAATGATCCTGTTCGGCGTGGTGGGCCACGACGTAGTCCACCTTGGGCACGTCGGCCAGTTGCGCCATCAGGACCTCGGTCATGGCGCGGTCCACGGTGTCCAGCAGCGCCGTCTTCTCGCTGCCGCGCACCAGGTAGGCGTTGTAACTCGTGCCGTCGGGGAGCGGAATCAGCGAGTCAAACAGCCGCCTGTCCCAGTCCACCGCCCCTAACAGGTACACGTTGGAGCCGATGGGTCTCATTTTCATAGCGTTTCCCCCTTTCGCGCAAAGGCCTCTAACTCTTGCCGAAAAACATCTGCGCGGCGACGACGAGCAGGTAAACCCCGAATACCTTCCGCAGCACAGCGTCGGGGATGCCCACGGCGACGCGCGCGCCGAGAAGCCCGCCGAGGAAAAACCCCAGCACGATGAGCACGGCCGCGCGAATGTCCACAAACCCCTGCTTGTAGTACGTCCACGCTGCCAGGATGCCGATGGGCGGGACCATGAGGGCGAGCGTGGTGCCCTGGGCCTTGTGCTGCGTGAACCCGAACAGGAAGACCAGCACGGGGATGATGATGGTGCCGCCGCCGATTCCCACCAGCCCGCTCAACACGCCGGCGACGAGCCCCAAGAGCAAGAACAGCAGAATCTGGATCACATCCATCTTTCCTCATTCCTCTAGGACGAGATTGAAATGCGCCGTCCATTCTACCACCGCGGGGCAAATTGGCAACTTGCGCCGCATCTCGCCGGTGAGGACGCAGGCAGGGCCAGGTGTATTCCTATTCTCCGCGGCCTCGGTGGTGAACGGAGTGGCCCCCGGCGCACAGGCGCTCCAGTTCGGCCTCGGTAAGGAACCCTTCGGCTGCGCCCGATTCGCCGATCTTGTACGATGCGAAGACCACGGCCTTGCGCGGGGCCTCGTAGGGATCGCGGGTTTTGCGGTAATAGTGGACAAAGCACGCGAACAGCGCGTCGCCCGCGCCGATGGTGTTGACCACAGGCCGGGTGCGGACGGCGGGGATGCGCTCCATCGCGCCGCCGCGGACGGCCAGCAGCGCGCCCCGCGCCCCCAGCCCGATGACGACGACCTGCGGCCCATAGCGGCTCATCACCTGCCGCGCCCACTCCTCTGGCCCGCATGGCAGCCGCTCGTCGCTCATGAACAGGATGTCCGCCGCGGCCATGAAGTCGCGATTGTAGGCGTCGTCCAGGTCGGCGATGGCGTGGACGTCCGTTGCGACGGTCATGCCCATTGCCCGCGCCTTGCGGAGGAAGGGGCGGGAGAAGTTGATGTTGCACAGCACGGCCAGGTCGCACCCCTGCGCGGCGCGGTCAAACAGGGCTTCGGGGTAGGCGCGCTCCTGGATGTCCTTGAGGTCCACGTGAATCTGCCGCCGCCCGTCGGGGTCGTAGAGGATGACCGACTGGGCGGTGTGGGGCGCGCCCGCGATGACAAACTCGTCCGAGATGGCATCGGCGGCGAGCGCGTGCCGCGCCAGCGCCCCGGCGGCGTCCTCGCCGATGATGGACACCAGCCGCACGGCATCCCCCAGCGTCGCCAGCGCCTTGGCGATGTTGTAGCCCACGCCGCACACGGTAGAGTTGATGCCGAAGAACGGATACCGCACCGGCGCGTATTCCAGCGGGAACCCGTCCACGCGCAGGGTGGTCTCTACGTTGATGAGGCCGGAGATGAGGATGGGGGACATCACAGGCCCTTTCCACGACACGCAGGGTTTTCGCGATCAAGCGCCCATTTCAGGGGGTTCTCTGCAATGTACCTGCGAATACGGCTCAGTTCGC
Above is a genomic segment from Chloroflexota bacterium containing:
- a CDS encoding valine--tRNA ligase, producing the protein MSPKEMPKTYDPTATEERLYKWWESQGYFRPRIDPAKQPWTITMPPPNVTGALHLGHAITAAIEDLMTRWHRMRGEPTLFLPGSDHAGIATQNVVERELAKQGISRHDLGREKFIEKCWEWKHVYHRRITDQHRKLGVSCDWERERFTLDEGLSRAVRTAFVRLYERGLIYRGTYLVNWCPRCTSAISDLEVEHEEQATHLWYVRYPLLNDDWSGPRHEWGSGRWAEGATEYIQVATTRPETILGDTAVAVNPNDERHAGLIGRQAVLPAIGRVIPIIGSLTVDTAFGTGAVKVTPAHDPTDYEIGLQHGLEAPIVMDEESRMNELAGPYQGQDRFECRRNLVADLDKEGLLVKIEPYTHAVGTCQRCHTIVEPRISTQWFVRIKPLAEPALQAVQDGRIRIVPERFVKIYTNWMENIRDWCISRQLWWGHRIPVWYCDDCGAQTTGLTDPTACGSCGSKNIRQDPDVLDTWFSSGLWPFSTLGWPDDTEDMRYFYPTTVRETGYDILFFWVAREIMLGLAMTGEVPYRVVYLHGLVRNAQGKKISKSMPDADKYDPLNVIDEYGADALRFTLVTGSTPGQDMKLSPERIASNRNFANKIWNAARFVLSNLGDEPPAPDPWALALEPVDRWILSRLSRLISDVNRLMEDYQFGEAGRQIYDFLWGEYCDWYIEATKPRLYAEAENPRITSRQAALSVLVYVLERALRLLHPFMPFVTEEIWQNLPHEGEALIIAPWPEPGPRDEAAEREMGALMDAIRAIRNARAEYNVEAGKPIEAHIAAGSFYETFAAQRDILVRLARLDPQRLELAPALARRPDKALALMFPGVEVYLPLAGMVDVDKERARLTKELERVAADIARSEKLLANEGFVRKAPEDVVEEEREKLAALRDRKTRLEEQVRVLGA
- a CDS encoding zinc ribbon domain-containing protein codes for the protein MTTLSSILGSDQQPDARTYWGKISAEGLARALVAHFQTPTTRAQMTGDRTRILVQIGNRPVEPSDPATALTVGVVQDEDSITVTMGQQKWIGIAADLARTGIMALINPWYLLGELDNVARNVDWLALRNQVWEVIDQYCHSVGGRLGIPPELKQVVCPYCGVGNPVGQPKCSACGAPLGEYQPITCPKCGYLLPWNKRFCTRCGASLTGDKPARPKQKRSALI
- a CDS encoding nucleoside phosphorylase, which gives rise to MRRRRYPILEFDPAREAVIHPSNVVAPADVPARCVVCFFREVLVGLEQGGQARRVACFRSEIGEIPVYAVDMDGEPVATFQPGVGASLSAALLEQAIALGCRKFIACGGAGVLRRDIAAGHLVVPTSAVRDEGTSYHYLPPGREVAASPEAVAAVERALQRRGEPYLTGKTWTTDAPYRETRDKVRMRRAEGCLTVEMEAAAFFAVAQFRGVPFAQILYGGDDVSGAEWDPRGWHRRTTVRENLFWLAAEACVEM
- a CDS encoding FprA family A-type flavoprotein; the encoded protein is MRPIGSNVYLLGAVDWDRRLFDSLIPLPDGTSYNAYLVRGSEKTALLDTVDRAMTEVLMAQLADVPKVDYVVAHHAEQDHSGAIPAVLAKYPDARVIATPKGKDMLMDLLFIPEERFITVGDGETLSLGDKTLQFVHAPWVHWPETMVTYLAEDRILFSCDFFGSHIATSDVYVTDEGRVREAAKRYFAEIMMPFRAIIAKNLEKVRALDVGMIAPSHGPIYDWPGFILDAYDEWVSGEPKNVAVVAYVSMHGSTQKMVEFLVSALVERGVRVEQFSLPVTDIGKLAMALVDAATLVVGTPTVLVGPHPAAVYAAYLANAIRAKAKFATVIGSYGWGTKAVETIAGMIPNLKAEILPPVYCKGHPREADFEALRALADTIAAKHAELGQG
- a CDS encoding sulfite exporter TauE/SafE family protein, whose protein sequence is MDVIQILLFLLLGLVAGVLSGLVGIGGGTIIIPVLVFLFGFTQHKAQGTTLALMVPPIGILAAWTYYKQGFVDIRAAVLIVLGFFLGGLLGARVAVGIPDAVLRKVFGVYLLVVAAQMFFGKS
- a CDS encoding carbohydrate kinase family protein translates to MSPILISGLINVETTLRVDGFPLEYAPVRYPFFGINSTVCGVGYNIAKALATLGDAVRLVSIIGEDAAGALARHALAADAISDEFVIAGAPHTAQSVILYDPDGRRQIHVDLKDIQERAYPEALFDRAAQGCDLAVLCNINFSRPFLRKARAMGMTVATDVHAIADLDDAYNRDFMAAADILFMSDERLPCGPEEWARQVMSRYGPQVVVIGLGARGALLAVRGGAMERIPAVRTRPVVNTIGAGDALFACFVHYYRKTRDPYEAPRKAVVFASYKIGESGAAEGFLTEAELERLCAGGHSVHHRGRGE